TACATGACTGTGGTGTTCCCTATGGCTATAGCCAACAGTATAGGCAGGTTATATTCTCAgacagaaaaagacagaaagctATAAGATGCACAGTAAGTTGCCAAAAACACTTactgacagagaaaaaaaaaatccaactatTATGTATGCAATCATATGACATAGTTAAGCACAATTCCCATTTCAGAGAAAACAGGTAAATTGCCATAAAATGCTCAGAATTAGGACACCTACAGACTTTAAAGCCTGCAACCTTCATTTAGAGACAAGTTGGTATTATTTGGTAAACAAATGCTGATAGCTCACAACTGACAGCACAAACATTACTTGAAATCTGGTTCCATTAATGGAGTAACTACAAACACTGGATACAGAAGACCATTGAAATTATACTGGTGGACAGATTTTCCACATCTTCTCCTTTGTTGAAGTTTCATCACTTCAAGCGACTGAAATCAAAGATGTGCTGCTGAAACTAATTCAGTCTTCCCACCTGTAGTTATCACCTGGATTAGACTGCCAGAGCTGGGTCGATCCTTTCCTGTTACCCAGTCATAAAAggttctgttttaaaataaatggataAAATAGGGTGAgggagaacaaaaaaattacaactaTTATCAGGTATATTGACAGGAAGAATACAATACAAGCCTATTACTTTTCCTACTGCTCTCTCTAGAGATGTCAATGTGATGTGATCACTGGATTCAGACCCTCAGAACTGTACAGAGGGCCCAGAGAAATCCAAGGGACACAGGATTTCCAAAATATCTCAAAAGAAAAGGCCAGGAGCTTAAAATGCAGTCACTaggttttttcctatttaaaagaAGTTagaaaaggggaaggaggagctACTTTAGTTGCCTTTATAGCacataaataaaagaatttcAGTTTTATGACTAGAATAGAGTTGCTAAATTCATTACTCTGCCACTGGCCATTATAACATTATGATATGTAACTGTGAAAGTGGTCtcagagggagggaaaaaagccttAAGACATCCAAAACAGTGCTGAGTAAGATGGACGCCTTCTAGGTAGCAGACCAGGAGACTCCTTATCAAAAGACAGCATAATCTCCTTCCTCAAAATATATTAGACAGAGTGAAGTGTATTTTACAGGTCCTTCAGCCTTCCCAATAATGCACACATTGCAACTATCATGTTGGAATATCCCACAATTCAACAAGAGCTCCCAGGGCACAAAATCCAAGTGCCATATGGGAAAGGATTTCCTGCATTGTTCCCAAGATGCAGATGTTGCTCAGTGagattttcagttttccaaGCACTGAGGTTAAACTTTGGGGaattagaaacaaaacaaaccaatcAACTGAATTCTCCTGTAAggataaattatttaaaagttcAACTTAAAAAACGAATTTGCAACACTGCAACATCTAGCTAAGCTATCCCTGGAGCACAATAAATTAGGGATCTTTTTCTGAACATTTCCAGGCCAGCTAAACTCAATTGATAGGGCCTGTTTTAAAGAGCCTCATCAGACAACTGCAGAGGCTTAAACTAAACAGATGCAACTGAAACCATTTCCATCTCTGGCAtccaccttaaaaaaaaattacagaaaaggaaatctgaTGTCAGAACTAAACTACTCTCTGAACAATTAGCAATAGGTAAATTCAATTCCAGTTCtaaaagagttttaaaatgtGAGTTCACACTCAACAGAAACTCTGCTACTCCCCATCACATGGCAGAAAGCAATAGTCATGCTGCACCTTCTCTAACCCTGAGGAATGAGAACAGTAAGGCAGATAATCTCAGCCTGCCCTTACATAAACTACAGCTGAAGTTTCAGCATTTTGCAGCACCATTCAGGACAAGTTTTTGTagatagtaaaaaaaaaaaaaaaaatctgtattaaaTTCTTCTGAACAAGAGCAGAAATGTTGCCAGTTGATAGAACTGAACTAACGTGCCATAAACTGGGCAGTAAAATGtgtttagaagaaaaagaatccCACCCAAGTTGAAATGCTTATTTGCAGTTTATCTTTAAGCCAGGTGTCTCCTGCACCTGCTGTCTGCAATTTAATTTGTCTACAGGCTTTAGGAAATTCTCCAGCTTCCAGCTGCTTAAGGCTATCTTCCTTGCTGGAATCACTCATGCAGAGAAGCTAAAGTTGATGGAGTTAGGCTAATTTTCTCCAGTTAGGAAGCCTGTGCAATTAAACCTGATGTGATTTAGAAAGATACCCAATAAGAtgatagaggaaaaaaaatccacccaaaTCCAAAACAGCTatttaaacagaacaggcactgaaatgcagcagcaagAGGGACAGGGAACAACTGTTTAGTTATCCCACAGATACTCACTCTGCAATGAAATCTAAAGGTGTCCAGGAGCTGAAATCTGCATCAGGCATTGATTTCCTGTTTGCTGGTGTATCTAAGGTAACCCTGTGATTAAAGAAGATAAGCAAGccttttatttatatatgtttCTGATGAGCACCACCTACTTCAACTCATTTCTGTAATACGTCCTTGACTTTTACACCAGGTGATATGGATCCCTTGCATCCTCTCCATGTGTTAACAGTCTATAGTCATTAGTTTCAATCTATATCCAAGGCTCCAACTAAGACTGCCCCCAGCCTCCTGGCTAGCTGAAGAAGTGCCCATTGGAGCCATcactcagcctgcagctcccctcccatccctcctATGCAGATGGGGAATGGCAGCAATAAGCCTGTTCACATGTACTGCCCAGCACACCTGCACTACTTCCATGCTTTTGAGAGACCAAGTGCATAAATATAGGAAGTAGTGAGTTTGACAATACATATTTATACTAGATACAATGATATGAAAGGGTTAACTTTCCAGAACTCCCTCACTGAAATGCTGTTGACAATCCAAGGTGTATTTATCCTCTCAAAAATTCAGTTAAGAACAGCAGTTTGCATGAGAACTACAcaagagcagcaggcacaaaaATCCAGTGATCTTGGTGTATGCCTGGCTGTAAAGCTCTCTAGAAGGTGCTGTCAGTTATCCAAACACATTTAATGCCATTCCTGTCTGACCTGAAGAAGTGTCTTAAGAGTTTGTGTGAGGAAACCAAAAGTAGAGAATTCAGGTAGTAGATCAAATCTCTGTACAGAACTCTCTAGTCTTACATTTTGGGTCTTGAACTAGATATGGACCCGGCAAGAAACATACTTTCAATTTTTGCAACAGAATTGATAAAATTAAACATAGTGAAGACCTACTAGGCCATCCACTTTTCACTAGTTTTTCtaacaaaaaatgaaagcaggTAAATACAAGCTAAATTTTTTGGTTTACAGGTCCTCAAAGTACCCTAATTTTACCGTCCACGCATGCAGCATCTTATGAAGAAGCATCTTTAATCAAGTGAAAGCCTGTCAAGTAATCCTGTGCTTACTATTATCACAGAGCTAAGTCTAAAACTTTGCTGAACAGTTTATCTCATTTTTACAGTTCTGTCTATcctgaaataaagaaatcacATGTTAATGCATGGCTACAGTTAAACTGgttaaaagtaaacaaaatttTAATCCTAACATCCATGACTGTTTTGcaaagacaaagaaaagaacGCAATCATTTTTAGGGTGACTTGTGTAATTCTTTGTTCATCCAGTGAAGATGTATCTTTTCCCTGTGAGTAGGTCTGAGAGGCTGTCTGTGTGCTGTGAATAGGACACTGCAAACATATCTGGTTGGCTCTAGGTTGCAGCAGTAATTAAATGAAACAACACAGGCAGAGACAACTAAGCAACCACTTACGGTAAAATGGcaactgcagcacagccagatgGCAGCCCACTGTTGGCACCAGCCAGACTCTGACAAAGCTGGTGCACTGCTCCTTTGGCCATGCCATAGGCAATCATccctaaaaattaaaaacaggcAAATCAGAGCACTATCAGAACAGCCCTCAACATCAGCAGTAACATGACAGAAACTAAAGACTGATAAATATTAGGACCACTTACCACAGCCAGAAAAGAATCAGACTTTCAAAACATATTAAAGCAtacatattaaaagaaaatataatattaataaaaaggCTTTAGAAGACATCCAGAAACTACCACAGAACTCAGTTAACTCAGCACTACAGAAATAAACAGCTTACCAAGTCAAGCATGTTTAGTCAAAGTATCCAAATGCACCCTGAAGGATGTGACCTACAGGGCTAAGTTTACAAATTTAACAGAGTAAGATGCTCACAGACTTCAATAAGGCACTCTTCTATTAATTTTCATCATATAACTACAGTATTTGTGAATTTGGACCCAAAGAGACACTTCTCTCTCAAATCTGGAATTCACTTGGTCAGCATCCCAGGTCTGACAGGCCCTGTGGAGAAagctacaaaaaaacccaaggctCATGgtagaaaattaataaataatgtgcaggaaaagaagCCTTTTCCTAAAAACTGCTGCTTTCTAGGCAAGCCAGCATTTAGCAGTGTAAGAGCAGCAAGAACCAGAGCATAAGGCACACTGGTCAGGAACAAGATCTGGACAATCAGAAGTCTCAGATGTCTCAAGGCATATATCTGTCAAGAAGTCCAGACACAGACAAAGTACCTAAGAAAACAGGTCTACTACAACTGAATGTCTTCCTTCCTAGCCATCTATACAGCCATTTAGGCCCTATCCAATGCTCCTAAAGAAGTATTCTGAACATAGTAGAAATACTTCTACAATGTAATTAAACATATTATATAACATCCATTTTTATTAGGAATAATCATGGACAGCCCTAGCTAACTTATTTTATTGTTATGATAAAAATATTCACATGTGTATCATATTCCTCTCTTGTCTTGCCTAAACCAAACATTCTAATTCTTCTTAGAAACCTTTTCATGCCTGATACATTTCTCAAATATCACACTCACCCTGCTTCTGTCACTGTTCATGTAATTTTCAATGTTCTTTGGTTTGCATTATGTGAGGCAAGATTTTCtcataggaaaagaaaaatctcattaacagcaaacaagaaaaagatTCTTTCTTCCAGAACAGCCAGTCACAAAAAGGCTAATAAGGCATATTTGCAAAAGTTGAGTAACAACTCTTTCCCAATTCTTCCTGATGTTAATAAGTTGCATGTGTTTGCCCAAAGCACTGCTGTGACTGTTAGAAAAATCCAGACCAGCTGAAACCAGCTAGTTCAAAACAGGAAGGCTCATCACTTTGATTCCTGTGTTGTGGTCTCTAACTCCCAAGACcacccaaacaaaaactgtGAAAATCTGCCAGAATTCACTTTATTTCATTTGTGTACAGTCATTCAGCAGTTCACTGTAAATTATTCATCTGCTTATTCTCAAAAATAAACCTTTTATCTTTGACTATAACAGATGCCACTATAAAAACAAAAGACTAATCATTAACTAGAAAATATATAGAATATTTTTGCCTGAAGAGTTTTAGACAAAGCTTTCAGGAATATTCATAAATTGTATATGTTTCAATATCTTAGTATCTGTGTCTTAAAAACATTGTTAAAATGACACTAATAAAAGCTTGGGAAATAGGAGTATTTGTCTCAAACTTTCCTTTTGCTGCCTGTGGGCTTGTGTGTCAgtgcctatttttttttttccattttaaatttcTCCCAGATTTCTTCCTCCATGCAGATCAACATGGATGAGGGGTAAgattaaaaatgcaataaagTTCCTATTAAATAGCTAGCTAAGGACAAAGCCAACAGTCAACAAGCTTATCTATGTTTGAAGCAAAGATAGATTGGAATCAGAACATGAACAGGACAAGCATGGTTATCAGAATCAGCTGAGTCATCACCCAACAGAAAGATTGGTCAATTAAGGACTCTGTCTTTCAGAACACAAATAGGAAATTTAACTTTGTCTAAGCACTGTACTTCTATTGCTCTGTGCTTCTAGTCTTCATTGTCTTCCAAACATTTTTCTGTATCATATACTAGCCAAGTATATTTCACCAATGCATGTCAAATACTATTTAAATACTGATTCTACATGCTTGCACTACAGCTTCGAGAGATTCAATATTGTTACctgtaaaattacattttccttACACGTTCCAGCAGCAGGATCCCATCTGTGCTAGATGACAAGAACCTGGGGTGTGAAGCTATTGCCTCACAAACAAGAATGCTCAGACAAACAACTGTCTCtgcctgctggtgtccctgcagctgtcatgCACAGCATTTTACCTGGGGTTCCAGACAAAGCAGCTTGAGCTCCTGTCAGAGTCAAGAGGCCACCTTCTTTCAGATGTTGTGTGGCAAGGTAGCTGGAAATAGTCGATGTCCAAACACTCTGCTTCCACATCAGATCACAGTTTTTGTATAAAGCTGATTAGGAGGAGAATTAATGAAATTAGCCAAAGGAAGACGACAAACTCTGATTTCCTCACTGTTACACAGAGTGCAATAGCACTATGAAAACATGCTTTCTGTAATTTTCTACCTCTACATtgtaaaatattcatttatGTCTTTTTATCTCCTTTGTCTTTGAGCCTGTAACAGCCAAACCAGAAGGGGGAAGAAAGGGACACATTTCACCAGATTTAttccaaacagaaaacaaggCTATTTTTATTCTTGTATCTCTACAGCAGTGGGCAAAGTACAAATTTCATTATGAATGTTACATgtttaaaagccttttttcaatctgaagtgtttttttctgtggcATGAATAGGCAGTGCCTTCCAATATCATATTGCACAGTAACAGCTTAGAGAGCTGCAGAAGCAACTGAGGTTTTATGCATAAAGCAATGACTTAGGAAACAACATCAATGTGTCCTTCATAACTTGCCTGACACAGGTAATCTCAGCAAAAAGATTGTTATCACAGATAACAATGCTGAGCTCCTTCAGAAAGCACATCAAAACTTTCTGATAAAAATTACTGAAGAAATGAAGTGCTGTGCAAATttaacagaaagcaaaaattcaGAGCACTGTGACTAAGCTATTTTGTGCTTCTATGCTTTTGTACTCTTatggaagaggaagaaatatttttaaggacTTCTCTCAGGTATCATTCATGTTTTCACCAGCATGTCTATACCAAAGGCTTACACTTGGCTTTGGCACTGCCTCCAGCCCATCCTCCTGCCACACA
This sequence is a window from Melospiza georgiana isolate bMelGeo1 chromosome 5, bMelGeo1.pri, whole genome shotgun sequence. Protein-coding genes within it:
- the QDPR gene encoding dihydropteridine reductase, encoding MARRVLVYGGRGALGSQCVRYFRSKNWWVASIDLAENTDAHASVVVKATDSFPEQAEQVTAEVGRLLGEEKVDAILCVAGGWAGGSAKAKSLYKNCDLMWKQSVWTSTISSYLATQHLKEGGLLTLTGAQAALSGTPGMIAYGMAKGAVHQLCQSLAGANSGLPSGCAAVAILPVTLDTPANRKSMPDADFSSWTPLDFIAETFYDWVTGKDRPSSGSLIQVITTGGKTELVSAAHL